One window of the Elusimicrobiaceae bacterium genome contains the following:
- a CDS encoding glycosyltransferase codes for MARIYFYCGNDERPSGGVRKLYRQADILNKYGFDSVILHPHPGMRCMWFENFTPVEYKNLFDERKPFAEAVFDAGRFLCRPAYRAAQTRLLKQRLGWRMRNAGYSEPQFAGSDVLVLPEICGPEICRAAPGVRKVIFNQNVYYSFWGYPLDSAVSDTPYLSREIEAALMVSRQNEKYLHSIFPNLKTGVVRHSVDSGLFYPGAAKKKQIAFMPRKLREQAQHLVNALKYRGRLDGFEFVPIENRPEAEVARIIRESLIFLSFGTLEGFGLPPLEAMACGCIVIGYHGNAGAEFFDKEFSYPVNAEDMDGYIEAVESVIKQYSSDPGALSLKARKAQVFVAENYSAAQEEKSIVGFWAGLLGRPVPPALQA; via the coding sequence ATGGCTCGTATATATTTTTACTGCGGAAATGACGAACGCCCCAGCGGCGGCGTGCGCAAGCTCTACCGGCAGGCCGATATCCTCAATAAATACGGGTTTGACTCCGTGATTCTGCACCCGCACCCCGGCATGCGGTGCATGTGGTTTGAAAATTTCACCCCGGTTGAATACAAAAACCTGTTTGACGAGCGCAAGCCGTTTGCTGAGGCGGTGTTTGACGCGGGCCGGTTCCTGTGCCGCCCCGCTTACCGCGCGGCGCAGACCAGGCTCCTGAAACAGAGGCTGGGCTGGCGCATGCGCAACGCGGGCTACAGTGAACCGCAGTTTGCGGGTTCGGACGTGCTGGTGCTGCCGGAAATCTGCGGGCCGGAAATCTGCCGGGCCGCGCCGGGCGTGCGGAAAGTGATTTTCAACCAGAACGTGTATTATTCGTTCTGGGGTTATCCGCTGGACAGCGCCGTGAGTGACACGCCTTACCTGTCCAGGGAAATAGAAGCGGCGCTGATGGTGTCGCGCCAGAATGAAAAATATCTGCATTCCATTTTTCCGAACCTGAAAACGGGTGTCGTGCGCCATAGCGTGGATTCCGGTCTTTTCTATCCCGGAGCCGCCAAGAAAAAACAGATCGCGTTCATGCCGCGCAAACTGCGCGAACAGGCGCAGCATCTGGTAAACGCGCTTAAATACCGGGGCAGACTGGACGGGTTTGAGTTCGTGCCGATAGAGAACCGGCCCGAGGCCGAAGTGGCGCGGATTATCCGCGAATCGCTGATCTTCCTGTCGTTCGGCACGCTGGAGGGGTTTGGCCTGCCGCCGCTGGAAGCTATGGCGTGCGGGTGCATAGTGATCGGCTATCACGGCAACGCGGGCGCGGAATTTTTTGACAAAGAATTTTCGTATCCGGTAAACGCCGAGGATATGGACGGTTATATAGAGGCTGTGGAGTCCGTCATAAAGCAATATTCGTCCGACCCCGGCGCCTTGAGTCTCAAGGCGCGCAAAGCGCAGGTTTTCGTGGCGGAGAACTATTCCGCCGCGCAGGAAGAAAAAAGCATCGTTGGGTTTTGGGCCGGCCTGCTGGGCCGCCCGGTTCCGCCGGCGTTACAGGCCTGA
- a CDS encoding radical SAM protein yields the protein MSGNFAAGMKNTLTKATGGILRPRWLWFGVTDNCNSRCSMCNIWQQPVTKEPLTPREIETTLKDPVFQGIEYIINSGGETTLRADLKEVMLAEFSALPGATIQLSTNGLLPERMLDAVKFGIERGMKLSVGTSLDGIGPAHDAVRGVPGNFQKVDYLLTELKKLRAGYPGLDIGFGFTLMDTTLANLEATRDYARKMDVGFLMQWFNQSPFYSNAGDVKLDREKMLEAVKSYPDPILRDMWLDWLHGKSIRFNCFALHSFCVLKCNGDISPCLSKWDVCAGNVRENTPSEIWQSEAARQARRGVRACEGCLNSWGTDWSFRTSGYPYLTHLLTHPASTARRIVAKLGRICGCAK from the coding sequence ATGAGCGGCAATTTTGCGGCAGGCATGAAAAACACTCTTACCAAGGCGACCGGCGGTATTCTGCGCCCGCGCTGGCTGTGGTTCGGGGTTACGGACAATTGCAATTCGCGCTGCAGCATGTGCAATATATGGCAGCAGCCTGTGACTAAAGAACCGCTTACGCCCCGGGAAATTGAAACGACTTTGAAAGATCCCGTTTTTCAGGGTATCGAATACATTATCAATTCGGGCGGGGAAACCACGCTCCGGGCCGATCTCAAGGAAGTGATGCTGGCGGAATTTTCGGCCCTGCCCGGAGCGACTATCCAGCTCAGCACGAACGGGCTGCTGCCGGAACGGATGCTGGACGCGGTGAAATTCGGCATTGAGCGCGGCATGAAACTTTCGGTCGGCACGTCGCTCGACGGCATCGGGCCGGCACACGACGCCGTGCGGGGCGTGCCGGGCAACTTCCAGAAAGTTGATTATCTGCTGACCGAGCTTAAAAAGCTGCGCGCCGGCTACCCGGGCCTTGATATAGGGTTCGGTTTTACGCTGATGGACACCACGCTCGCCAATCTTGAGGCGACGCGCGACTACGCCAGGAAAATGGATGTTGGGTTTCTGATGCAGTGGTTCAACCAGTCTCCGTTTTACAGCAACGCCGGCGACGTGAAACTGGACCGCGAGAAGATGCTGGAAGCGGTAAAATCCTATCCCGATCCCATCCTGCGGGATATGTGGCTTGACTGGCTGCACGGCAAATCCATCCGCTTCAACTGTTTTGCCCTGCACTCTTTCTGCGTGCTTAAATGCAACGGCGATATTTCGCCGTGCCTGTCGAAATGGGATGTGTGCGCCGGCAACGTTCGCGAAAACACGCCTTCCGAAATCTGGCAAAGCGAAGCCGCGCGGCAGGCCCGGCGCGGTGTACGCGCCTGCGAAGGCTGTCTTAACTCCTGGGGTACGGACTGGAGTTTCCGCACCAGCGGTTACCCATATCTCACCCATCTGCTGACGCACCCCGCGTCAACGGCGCGGCGGATCGTCGCCAAGCTGGGCAGAATCTGCGGTTGCGCAAAGTAG